A region of the Aedes albopictus strain Foshan unplaced genomic scaffold, AalbF5 HiC_scaffold_578, whole genome shotgun sequence genome:
ccatgatgaaaaatagccgaacactactgcctcctctataacgattcgcgttgttttgataacttgactccaaacccctgtgtattcatataggaaaaggttcgtgcctgcgctgatttgacagaagcgttcgctcgctttgctggtcgaccgttaaattggggggggcagttttgaaacaccactgtcacgtcggtgatgctacctcctatccagctgggagatcacgtaccactcacgtgatctcccagctggataaaaggtagcatcagctgcggcgatcaaattgcgtctgaagatggccaaaatgtgattaggccgaaacgtcacgcaaaaagcgatagttttattcgttcaccgagaaatatcaacaataaagagatatactAGTTAACGGTAATTAAGGACAAGTGGGACAAGGTATTTgtattgattgatttatttatctttatttgagagactttcagtccttggctggttcgtctcttctggtatttggagtacattggtcaaaatttctagagcaccgttttttagaaccgttgaacggatttggattaaaatgcatcacgctgttgacaaccactgaacaattagcgtgatgcattttcatccaaatccgttcaacggttctaaaaaaccgtgctctagaaattttgagctatgtactccaaataccttgtccttaaatccaACAAGTAGACTTTGCTATACTtgtttattataaaaaaataatggCATGTTGACAGAATACCATCAAGAGAAGCCTTTGTTTCCCGAAACTCAATCGCTCACTCAAAGCTGTAACGTTAGCCTAAAGCTTTATTGTTCGActacaataggacgcaatcagttaagtattaaaagtagtgagctggatttttgtatggtgagatgataaattctccatttctgcaatgaaatggtgcaaacagcgtgggtaattgtaatttttattgaaaacgatAACCAGTTAGTTTACACTTTTTATCGGGTCAACCGTGGGTATTATAatgtcttgcctaatttaatgctgtttgagcaaaacaacACAGTTCACAAACAATTTGTTGATTGTGATAACGTAAGAACATTCACGATCACGAAATACGCGAacacgagacggaacacaacaTTTATCGTTCTTcctaattaaaattaatttaaaaaattatTTACCTTTTTGGTCGATCGGTTCCGGTCTCGAAGTTGTTCATCTATGGGACGATGTCCGAGGTCGGACATCGTCCCGTATATGGGCAACTTCGAGACCGAAACCGGTTGACCAAAACGGTATTTTTTTAAGTTCCTAAAAGTAAATTGTGAATATTCGAGTATTATATTTCTTCATCTTCAAATGAAAACTCACACATGTTGAGAAAATTTTGCAAGTAAATATACGTTAGAAAATCGAAACTGATTTCCCCCTCAAATGGTATAAAATTAGCAATCAAGATTAAAAAACAAAAACCCAAGCAAAAACCCGCCTTTGTCTTCACCTGGTTCAACCCATGATCAGTTACCCTATCTAATAAGAACCGTCCGTTGCCTTACCATCACCTCTGTGCAATCGATGATCATGTTTGCAATCACTTCCTCCTCATTGTCGTGGATTTGAAATAGAGAAATCAGCTCCGCTGGATTCTCCGCCATGCAAACTCGGCAGTACCGCTCCATATTTGATGCACTAATCGTTAATTTGTACCAAATTTCATGGAATAATCGAGCGATTCAACTTCGCTTCGAAGCAAAACAAACACCGAGCACTACTGACTGCGAACTGAGGCGAATGACAGTTGATTATCACCCGGTAGTGAAAAGAATGAAAACAACGCTTGCCGCAAACACTGTGGCCGCTCCCATAGCCTTTTTCAACGAAGCATGGAACCGATGTCACAGTTGacttttcaaaaaatcagatGCACTGAAGCTCACCGAAGAAGAAGTCAATCAGGAGCAACTTATGATTTTGGCCGTAACAATTTAAAAATCAAGCgtttaaaataataatttttcataTATTGTGAATTATTTGCAGTACTTAGTAAACTATTGGGATTGAAACTAGCATACGCCAGCTACTAAGTTGCATTATATTCGAACAAAAAAGTAATTGCAGTATAAAAAGTTATTGCTCAAGAATCTAGTTACGTCCTAATCATTAGTGGCTCTGATTCCAGAAAAAGGCGTTGGGAACTTTCCAAGCAAACTTTCCTAGCGCGGTAAAAGTGGTCCGTGGAGAGCACACAGAAAAGTTGCAAACGAAAGTTGGTGCATTAGCCGTTAATTTTAGGATTTTTGTGATCTGTTTTAGGTAAGTATTTGCTACATATTTTTTGAAATGATTCTGACACTCATGTTTGTAGGAATAGAGAAAAAATGTCACAATTCAATTATCTCAATGAACTGAACAATATAATCACAATGGACGGCGAACTGACAAAAGGACCTGCTCCACGGTGGCAGAAGAAGCTGGACATATCGACGGCATCTACAAGCTTCAATGCCAGCTCGATGAACACATCCCGCCAGAAATTATCGGTTTCATTCGGTAACGGCCAGCAGCCGGTTCCACCCGGGACCCTGAGCGGGAAGACCCCGAATAAAAAACCGGGAGGGAGTTCGAGCACCAAAAAGGACGGGAAGTCCCAAACGCCAAGCCAGAAGCAACCCTCCGGTGGCGATCGGTTCATTCCGAACCGAACCACCACCGACTTTGATCTGGGCCACTACATGGTGAAGCAGCAAAACCAAGAGGCCAAGAAGGAAAACGACGGCGAAGGAAACAGTGAGGAAAATCAACAGAATGGGAACGGTTCCGGCAGTCCCAAACATGCCGAACGGATCAAAATTCTCTCGGAAGCGGTCAAAGGATGCGACATCAGCAACAAGCGAATTCTGTCGTACCAGACTAAGGCTCCGGCAGCTCCCGAAGGGCACATGAATCCACTGAAGGTTGTCTACTCGGTTAAAACGCCCATGTCCACCAAGAGTGGTTCCCGGTTCATTCCGAATGCGCCGGAGCGAATTCTGGACGCGCCCGATATCATCAACGACTACTATCTGAATCTGATGGACTGGAGCGGGGACAATGTGGTTGCGGTGGCGCTGGGGTCGTCGGTATACCTATGGAACGCGGCCAGTGGCAATATCGAGGTGCTGTACGAGAACGAAGGAGGGGACCATGCGTGCGCGCTGAGCTGGATTCAGGTAAGAAGAGTGGGTGCATAAGGGTTTATGGCGAATTTTTGGTTCGAGTGATCAATTTTGAACTTGATTGACCCTAGTGTTACAAAAATTCAACATGGAACTCTACAAATGCTAGACGCCACGTTGGAGGATTACCATGCCACatgacacatagaaccttacaaaagtACAAATAAGAGACATTACCAATTAGCGCAGAACCTAAAGATAAAATCTGCGATTAAACCTTCCGATCAAAGGATGACAAGGATTtattattggtttgggtccatcagtcatcctggctGAATGCCCTTTGTTCGCAGTTTTtattgctgcattcatagcttgtttttgtTTAGGTAAACGAATCCTAATCGGGCACCCCAATTCGGGTTTTGTTACTAGAGTTCTATAGATTGAAGTCCGTGTCAGGGTTGTTTCTCTAGTACCTACTTATTAACCACTTGTTTCTCTAGTATCTACTTATTAACCACTGcacgaaatggcctgaaagtagTCAATCAAAatgggattgcatttcatgggcctctattctgccagaaccctataaatgtgcattgaaATTTGGAGTTCGGAACCTGCATTCTACAATAACGGTATCGACGGTTTTTGAGGTATACTCTCATACGCGTACCTTGGTACAATCGTATCGTTTGCCAAATTACGAAAACCGCTGCCAGTTGATCCTTGGATGAAAACATTGTCAATCCGTAGAGATTCTGCCAGGGCTTTACTGGTCTCAGATATTCGTCAGAAACACGTTAAATATCCCACTTTTCTGGATCAAATAAATATCAATGCAACCTCGTGTTCTTCGCAATAACTAAATGCAAACTACAACATGTTTGAGAGtcgtaaggcgctgtccataaactacgcagactttttttcggccatctaattccccttcccccctcgtagacctttgttcatacaaaattttcgaaatttgtatgggaagcgTAGCCTTTG
Encoded here:
- the LOC109406524 gene encoding cell division cycle protein 20 homolog (The sequence of the model RefSeq protein was modified relative to this genomic sequence to represent the inferred CDS: added 798 bases not found in genome assembly), with product MSQFNYLNELNNIITMDGELTKGPAPRWQKKLDISTASTSFNASSMNTSRQKLSVSFGNGQQPVPPGTLSGKTPNKKPGGSSSTKKDGKSQTPSQKQPSGGDRFIPNRTTTDFDLGHYMVKQQNQEAKKENDGEGNSEENQQNGNGSGSPKHAERIKILSEAVKGCDISNKRILSYQTKAPAAPEGHMNPLKVVYSVKTPMSTKSGSRFIPNAPERILDAPDIINDYYLNLMDWSGDNVVAVALGSSVYLWNAASGNIEVLYENEGGDHACALSWIQEGHILAVGTSTGTVELWDCEQMKRLRIMDGHSGRVGVLAWNSYVVCSGSRDGTIVNHDVRSRDHNVATLRGHSQEVCGLKWSSDGKHLASGGNDNLVNVWSTANGAPHTTTDPLYAFNQHQAAVRALAWCPWQPNTLATGGGTADRCIKFWNVSNGQLLNSVDTKSQVCGLLFSQNYKELISAHGYVNNQLTIWKYPSMNRQIDLMGHTGRVLQIAMSPDGSTVMSAGADETLRLWKCFQPDPLLSKKEKTVTREKPSLLKQSIR